In one window of Kitasatospora sp. MMS16-BH015 DNA:
- a CDS encoding rhodanese-like domain-containing protein: MTTTVTSPVTDIPAATPERAFAFFAERLACQADPADVWYALRDGRQDFTILDVRAEGAHRKTHLPGAISLPLAEITPERVAELPPGLLLVYCWGPACNGSTKGAMKLAALGREVKEMIGGLEYWIREGWPTEGRRPVDPATATPADLGLVC, from the coding sequence ATGACCACCACCGTCACCTCCCCCGTCACCGACATCCCGGCGGCCACCCCCGAGCGCGCCTTCGCCTTCTTCGCCGAGCGGCTCGCCTGCCAGGCCGACCCGGCCGACGTCTGGTACGCGCTGCGGGACGGCCGGCAGGACTTCACCATCCTCGACGTCCGGGCCGAGGGTGCCCACCGCAAGACCCACCTGCCGGGCGCGATCAGCCTGCCGCTGGCCGAGATCACCCCCGAGCGGGTCGCCGAACTCCCGCCGGGCCTGCTCCTGGTCTACTGCTGGGGCCCCGCCTGCAACGGCTCCACCAAGGGCGCGATGAAGCTCGCCGCCCTCGGCCGCGAGGTCAAGGAGATGATCGGCGGCCTCGAGTACTGGATCCGCGAGGGCTGGCCCACCGAGGGCCGCCGCCCCGTCGACCCGGCCACCGCCACCCCCGCCGACCTGGGCCTGGTCTGCTGA
- a CDS encoding DJ-1/PfpI family protein, whose product MASTTTRPGPVPVTIGPPPEPVHTIAVYAFDGMAPFELGVVVEVFALARPELTGLLAAPWYGLKVCADRPGTRLRAVGGFSLTAHHGLEELADADTVIVVGVPNAFSGEVSPGLVHALRTAHERGARIVSICSGAFALAAAGLLDGREATTHWRYAELLQQRHPAVRVNPDVLYVDNGDVLTSAGSAAGIDLCLHLVRSDHGAKVANTVARRFVVPPHRAGGQAQFIEAAVTPVEEEDDGIARSMQWALGHLAEPLTVTVLARAARMSDRSYLRHFTARNGTSPMRWVITQRIAASLPLLESPEGTIEEIATAVGFESAATYRHHFGRAMRTSPTAYRRTFAA is encoded by the coding sequence ATGGCCAGCACCACCACCCGGCCCGGCCCCGTCCCGGTGACCATCGGCCCGCCGCCCGAGCCGGTGCACACCATCGCGGTGTACGCCTTCGACGGCATGGCGCCGTTCGAACTCGGCGTCGTGGTCGAGGTGTTCGCGCTGGCCCGACCGGAGCTGACCGGCCTGCTCGCGGCACCCTGGTACGGGCTGAAGGTCTGCGCCGACCGACCGGGCACCCGGCTGCGGGCCGTCGGCGGCTTCTCCCTGACGGCCCACCACGGGCTGGAGGAGCTGGCCGACGCGGACACCGTGATCGTGGTCGGGGTGCCCAACGCGTTCAGCGGGGAGGTCTCCCCCGGCCTGGTGCACGCGCTGCGCACCGCGCACGAGCGCGGGGCCCGGATCGTCTCGATCTGCTCGGGCGCCTTCGCGCTCGCCGCCGCCGGGCTGCTGGACGGCCGCGAGGCCACCACCCACTGGCGCTACGCCGAGCTGCTCCAGCAGCGCCACCCGGCGGTGCGGGTCAACCCGGACGTGCTGTACGTGGACAACGGGGACGTGCTGACCAGCGCGGGCAGCGCCGCCGGGATCGACCTCTGCCTGCACCTGGTGCGCAGCGACCACGGCGCCAAGGTGGCCAACACGGTGGCCCGCCGGTTCGTGGTCCCGCCCCACCGGGCGGGCGGCCAGGCCCAGTTCATCGAGGCTGCCGTCACGCCCGTCGAGGAGGAGGACGACGGCATCGCCCGCAGCATGCAGTGGGCCCTCGGCCACCTCGCCGAGCCGCTCACCGTGACCGTGCTGGCCCGGGCGGCCCGGATGTCCGACCGCTCCTACCTGCGCCACTTCACCGCCCGCAACGGCACCAGCCCGATGCGCTGGGTGATCACCCAGCGCATCGCGGCCAGCCTGCCACTGCTCGAATCCCCCGAGGGCACCATCGAGGAGATCGCCACCGCCGTCGGCTTCGAGAGCGCCGCGACCTACCGGCACCACTTCGGCCGGGCGATGCGCACCTCCCCGACCGCCTACCGCCGCACCTTCGCCGCCTGA
- a CDS encoding aquaporin, translated as MTTPPLANRLAAECVGTAALTAVLIGSGIQATGLSPDGGVQFLGNVGASVLALGVLIVLLGPVSGAHFNPLVSAAAWWAERRTGTGLTPRDLGAYALAQLAGAVGGAALANLMFGHPAVELSLHHRSGPRLWLAESVATGVLLLLVLGLARTGRARYAPVAVSAWIAAACWGTSSGSFANPALTLGRALSDSYTGIAPGSVPAFVLAQTLGAGAALALLPLLFGPDHAKAPADARELTPNP; from the coding sequence ATGACCACCCCACCCCTCGCCAACCGCCTCGCCGCCGAGTGCGTCGGCACCGCCGCGCTCACCGCCGTCCTGATCGGCTCCGGCATCCAGGCCACCGGCCTCAGCCCGGACGGCGGGGTGCAGTTCCTCGGCAACGTGGGGGCCTCGGTGCTGGCCCTCGGGGTGCTGATCGTGCTGCTCGGCCCGGTCTCCGGCGCCCACTTCAACCCGCTGGTCTCCGCCGCCGCCTGGTGGGCCGAGCGCCGCACCGGCACCGGCCTGACCCCGCGTGACCTCGGCGCCTACGCCCTCGCCCAGCTGGCCGGCGCGGTCGGCGGCGCCGCGCTGGCCAACCTGATGTTCGGCCACCCCGCCGTCGAGCTTTCCCTGCACCACCGCTCCGGCCCCCGGCTCTGGCTGGCCGAGTCGGTGGCCACCGGCGTCCTGCTGCTCCTCGTGCTCGGCCTGGCCCGCACCGGCCGGGCCAGGTACGCCCCAGTCGCCGTCTCCGCCTGGATCGCCGCGGCCTGCTGGGGCACCTCCTCCGGCAGCTTCGCCAACCCGGCCCTCACCCTGGGCCGCGCCCTCAGCGACAGCTACACCGGCATCGCCCCGGGCTCCGTCCCCGCCTTCGTGCTCGCCCAGACCCTCGGCGCCGGCGCCGCCCTGGCCCTGCTCCCCCTCCTCTTCGGCCCCGACCACGCCAAGGCCCCCGCCGACGCCCGCGAGCTCACCCCGAACCCCTGA
- a CDS encoding SigE family RNA polymerase sigma factor, with product MGIDDEAEFSSFVQGRWNGLVRTAYLLTGDRHHAEDLAQTALTKVYASWRRIRRSDNPDAYLRRVLVTCNIDRFRKRRPLEHPTDDLPEPYGPRPPAADAQADQRRVLMAALASLPARQRAVVVLRYWEDLSAEQTAAALGCSVGTVKSQAAKGLAKLREFPGLTDLTGPTAAAPTSRPEVLHDRA from the coding sequence ATGGGCATCGACGACGAGGCGGAGTTCAGCAGCTTCGTGCAGGGCCGATGGAACGGGCTGGTCCGCACCGCGTACCTGCTCACCGGGGACCGCCACCACGCCGAGGACCTCGCGCAGACCGCACTCACCAAGGTGTACGCCTCCTGGCGGCGGATCCGCCGGAGCGACAACCCGGACGCCTACCTGCGCCGGGTGCTGGTCACCTGCAACATCGACCGCTTCCGCAAGCGCCGCCCGCTGGAGCACCCGACCGACGACCTGCCCGAGCCCTACGGCCCGCGCCCGCCGGCCGCCGACGCCCAGGCCGACCAGCGCCGGGTGCTGATGGCCGCGCTCGCGAGCCTGCCCGCCCGCCAGCGGGCCGTGGTGGTGCTCCGCTACTGGGAGGACCTCTCCGCCGAGCAGACCGCGGCCGCCCTCGGCTGCTCGGTCGGCACCGTGAAGAGCCAGGCCGCCAAGGGCCTGGCCAAGCTCCGGGAGTTCCCCGGCCTGACCGACCTCACCGGCCCGACGGCCGCCGCCCCCACCAGCCGACCGGAGGTGCTCCATGACCGGGCCTGA
- a CDS encoding esterase family protein, whose translation MTGPDHHTTPEAPALRQALAEGAESLAPSAAPYAAIVHGGRRLRRRRTTTRAALALTAVLVPALGLTLLPDHRTAPAAGPASGSSATPGSPDRRVDAAAPGVKFEAPHDPNVPNDVRMTKLQGKVSGVTGEVLVWLPPQYDDPAYRDKTFPVVELLPGRPAAPDTWFSTLGASTQLAPFAADGSALPFVLVAPQTSHLAGESDNGCADLPGGPKAESWLTRDVPQFLLDHFRVRTEARHWALAGYAGGGHCAARLALEHPDRYGAAASLSGYNDPAEQPSSPVGQDPTRRTQADLLTLIHRTPTLPLYTAGAPGDGLEDAQALAAASPTTVTVQPLTTAHDPQAWTQTLPNLFKWLTSLGR comes from the coding sequence ATGACCGGGCCTGACCACCACACCACTCCCGAGGCGCCGGCCCTGCGGCAGGCCCTCGCCGAGGGCGCCGAGAGCCTCGCGCCCTCCGCCGCCCCGTACGCCGCGATCGTGCACGGCGGCCGCCGCCTGCGCCGCCGCCGCACCACCACCCGCGCCGCGCTGGCCCTCACCGCCGTGCTGGTGCCCGCGCTCGGCCTCACCCTGCTGCCCGACCACCGCACGGCCCCGGCCGCCGGCCCGGCCTCCGGCAGCTCGGCCACCCCCGGCTCCCCCGACCGCCGGGTGGACGCCGCCGCCCCGGGCGTGAAGTTCGAAGCCCCGCACGACCCGAACGTGCCCAACGACGTCCGGATGACCAAGCTCCAGGGCAAGGTCTCCGGAGTCACCGGCGAGGTGCTGGTCTGGCTCCCGCCGCAGTACGACGACCCGGCCTACCGGGACAAGACCTTCCCGGTCGTCGAGCTGCTCCCCGGCCGCCCGGCCGCCCCCGACACCTGGTTCTCCACCCTCGGCGCCTCCACCCAGCTCGCCCCCTTCGCCGCCGACGGCTCCGCGCTGCCCTTCGTCCTGGTCGCCCCCCAGACCAGCCACCTGGCCGGCGAGAGCGACAACGGCTGCGCCGACCTCCCCGGCGGCCCCAAGGCCGAGAGCTGGCTCACCCGGGACGTGCCGCAGTTCCTGCTCGACCACTTCCGGGTCCGGACAGAGGCCCGCCACTGGGCCCTGGCCGGCTACGCGGGCGGCGGCCACTGCGCCGCCCGCCTCGCCCTCGAACACCCCGACCGCTACGGCGCCGCCGCCAGCCTCTCCGGCTACAACGACCCTGCCGAGCAGCCCAGTTCACCCGTCGGCCAGGACCCCACCCGCCGCACCCAGGCCGACCTCCTCACCCTGATCCACCGCACCCCCACCCTCCCCCTCTACACCGCCGGCGCCCCCGGCGACGGCCTCGAAGACGCCCAGGCCCTCGCCGCCGCCTCCCCCACCACCGTCACCGTCCAACCCCTGACCACGGCCCACGACCCCCAAGCCTGGACCCAGACCCTCCCGAACCTCTTCAAGTGGCTTACCAGCTTGGGGCGGTAG
- the atpF gene encoding F0F1 ATP synthase subunit B: MGPLTPDRSELVLGLICFFLIFGILGKLLLPRIERVLAQREDAIEGGQARAEAQLAEAQRVYEEYRAEIAAARQEAAQIRQTAAEQGAAYLAEVRAEGIAQRDRVVAAAKVQLEADRVIAEAELREDVARVAVELAGRILGESVAELPSTQAVVDGFFAESAAV, translated from the coding sequence ATGGGACCTTTGACGCCTGATCGTTCGGAACTCGTACTCGGTCTGATCTGCTTCTTCCTCATCTTCGGGATACTCGGCAAGCTGCTGCTGCCCCGGATCGAACGCGTGCTGGCCCAGCGCGAGGACGCCATCGAGGGCGGGCAGGCCCGGGCCGAGGCGCAACTGGCCGAGGCGCAGCGGGTGTACGAGGAGTACCGCGCCGAGATCGCCGCCGCCCGGCAGGAGGCCGCGCAGATCCGGCAGACCGCGGCGGAGCAGGGGGCCGCCTACCTGGCCGAGGTGCGGGCCGAGGGCATCGCGCAGCGGGACCGGGTGGTGGCTGCGGCGAAGGTGCAGTTGGAGGCTGACCGGGTGATCGCCGAGGCCGAGCTGCGCGAGGATGTCGCGCGGGTGGCCGTCGAGTTGGCGGGCCGGATCCTGGGGGAGTCGGTGGCGGAGCTGCCGAGCACTCAGGCCGTGGTGGACGGGTTCTTTGCTGAGAGTGCCGCTGTCTGA
- a CDS encoding carboxymuconolactone decarboxylase family protein, which yields MSRLSTVHPDTATPAAKDLLDKVDRALGGTPNMMRAMAVSPAVLDGYLSFSGALAKGRLSAALREQIALLAAAENACEYCYAAHHVLGARAGVGAVDLAGGAHAEATDPRDAAALRFARAVIRTKGSVSDEELAAVRAAGYGDGEIGEIIGAVALNVFTNYFNSVARTEVDFPAVHLPVLG from the coding sequence GTGTCCCGTCTGTCCACCGTGCACCCCGACACTGCCACCCCCGCCGCCAAGGACCTGCTCGACAAGGTCGACCGGGCGCTCGGCGGGACGCCCAACATGATGCGGGCGATGGCCGTTTCGCCCGCCGTGCTCGACGGCTACCTCTCGTTCAGTGGTGCCCTCGCCAAGGGCCGGCTCTCTGCCGCGCTGCGCGAGCAGATCGCCCTGCTCGCGGCGGCCGAGAACGCCTGCGAGTACTGCTACGCCGCCCACCACGTGCTCGGTGCCCGGGCCGGGGTCGGGGCCGTGGACCTGGCGGGCGGCGCGCACGCCGAGGCGACCGACCCGCGGGACGCGGCGGCGCTGCGCTTCGCCAGGGCGGTCATCCGCACCAAGGGGTCCGTCTCCGACGAGGAGTTGGCGGCCGTCCGGGCGGCCGGGTACGGCGACGGGGAGATCGGGGAGATCATCGGCGCCGTCGCGCTGAACGTCTTCACCAACTACTTCAACTCGGTGGCGCGGACGGAGGTGGACTTCCCGGCGGTGCACCTGCCGGTGCTGGGGTGA
- a CDS encoding MarR family winged helix-turn-helix transcriptional regulator, which yields MDAAQDGLPGLSPEEQLLIGLTRLGQAVRLSAWHNAGPVKLTPLQADILLFLAGDRRPRRQGEIVTALASTAPTVSDAVRTLTTKQLVERHRDPVDSRAVTLTLSPAGLAEADRLAVVPEPLREALSALPEQDVAAMLRGTTTMIRVLQQHRAIPVSRTCVTCRFYRPDAHPEDPAHPHHCAFVDAPFGDHALRLDCPDHQPAAQPAEPGPAAEPGSAA from the coding sequence GTGGACGCAGCACAGGACGGACTCCCGGGCCTCTCCCCGGAAGAGCAGCTGCTGATCGGCCTGACCAGGCTCGGCCAGGCGGTGCGGCTGAGCGCCTGGCACAACGCCGGCCCGGTCAAACTGACGCCGCTGCAGGCCGACATCCTGCTCTTCCTGGCCGGCGACCGACGGCCCCGGCGGCAGGGCGAGATCGTCACCGCCCTGGCCTCCACCGCCCCCACCGTGAGCGACGCCGTCCGCACCCTGACCACCAAGCAGCTGGTCGAGCGCCACCGCGACCCGGTCGACTCCCGGGCCGTCACGCTCACCCTCTCCCCCGCCGGCCTGGCCGAGGCCGACCGCCTGGCCGTCGTGCCGGAGCCGCTCCGCGAGGCGCTGTCAGCGCTGCCCGAGCAGGACGTGGCGGCCATGCTGCGCGGCACCACCACGATGATCCGGGTGCTCCAGCAGCACCGCGCCATCCCGGTCTCCCGCACCTGCGTGACCTGCCGGTTCTACCGCCCGGACGCCCACCCGGAGGACCCGGCGCACCCGCACCACTGCGCCTTCGTGGACGCCCCCTTCGGCGACCACGCCCTCCGCCTCGACTGCCCGGACCACCAGCCCGCCGCTCAGCCCGCCGAACCCGGCCCCGCCGCCGAACCGGGCTCCGCCGCCTGA
- a CDS encoding winged helix-turn-helix transcriptional regulator, with product MRYTDLTGQTDCSIAQALGVVGDAWTLLLVRDVAGGVHQFDALQERLGISRKVLTVRLQALVEDGVLAKHLYHQRPPRYEYRLTEAGRGLLPVLAALQDWGSRYVLGDGSLSATSEADSAETRRVHGLVGSRVPEALLPAATAAGPAGALDPVAEGHRWTALYCYPGAFLPTAQAYPPGWGEIPGARGCTLESCTYRDRLAEFAARGVAVRGVSTGRPDQLAEFAAHEGIQFPLLSDAELQLAVGLRLPTFRAAGVDRLKRLTLVVDGERVVRGVLYPLPDPAGSVEDVLALIDSLAGASEAGQAAEPGSAAGPGSAG from the coding sequence ATGCGCTACACGGATCTGACGGGGCAGACGGACTGCTCGATCGCCCAGGCCCTGGGAGTGGTCGGCGACGCCTGGACGCTGCTGCTGGTCCGTGACGTGGCGGGCGGGGTGCACCAGTTCGACGCGCTGCAGGAGCGCCTCGGCATCAGCCGCAAGGTGCTGACCGTGCGGCTGCAGGCCCTGGTCGAGGACGGCGTGCTGGCGAAGCACCTCTACCACCAGCGCCCGCCGCGCTACGAGTACCGGCTGACCGAGGCCGGGCGCGGCCTGCTGCCGGTGCTCGCGGCGCTCCAGGACTGGGGCTCGCGGTACGTGCTGGGCGACGGCTCGCTCTCCGCGACCAGCGAGGCCGATTCGGCCGAGACCCGTCGGGTGCACGGCCTGGTCGGCTCCCGGGTGCCCGAGGCGCTGCTGCCCGCCGCGACGGCGGCCGGGCCGGCCGGGGCGCTCGACCCGGTGGCCGAGGGCCACCGGTGGACGGCGCTCTACTGTTACCCCGGCGCGTTCCTGCCCACCGCCCAGGCGTACCCGCCCGGTTGGGGCGAGATCCCCGGCGCCCGGGGCTGCACGCTCGAATCCTGCACCTATCGCGACCGGTTGGCCGAGTTCGCCGCCCGGGGCGTGGCCGTGCGCGGCGTCAGCACCGGACGGCCGGACCAGCTCGCGGAGTTCGCCGCGCACGAGGGGATCCAGTTCCCGCTGCTCTCCGACGCCGAGCTCCAACTCGCCGTCGGGCTAAGGCTGCCGACCTTCCGGGCCGCCGGGGTGGACCGGCTGAAGCGGCTGACCCTGGTGGTGGACGGGGAGCGGGTGGTGCGGGGCGTGCTCTACCCCTTGCCGGATCCGGCCGGGTCGGTGGAGGACGTGCTGGCGCTGATCGATTCGCTGGCGGGGGCGTCGGAGGCAGGTCAGGCGGCGGAGCCCGGTTCGGCGGCGGGGCCGGGTTCGGCGGGCTGA
- a CDS encoding MFS transporter, whose protein sequence is MTDAIDRPAARPGGRARRDENGGSSTARSEGSRAFWRYFTASTVSNTGTAVTGVALPLIAVTTLHAGSFEISLLTAAGSIAWLLISLPAGVLVQRVPLRGVQVSMDLARAAAIASVPAAAALGLLSLAQLVVVTLVVGFATVVFDVANSSFLPSIVPTEELTARNSTTSAAFSATQLGGPSLGGLLVQLLGGAASLLVDTASYLCSAALLRSLPSTPPAAAPGAARVPFLEQIKEGLRFVLHHPVIRICVALATLVNFGCGALMALMPVFLVRTLGAPAGVVGLLMATDGLGSLLLAARTPALGRRYGSARALLLASLVGTATAFLMPLAGHGWGLVLFALGNAGFSAGVVVLSILTRTHRQTVAPPELLPRVMASVRFISWGAVPLGALTAGAVATATDPRTALLLTCLGLLSVPAVLLAGPLRRLRELTDSTTGNPAPETAPALAPAPETA, encoded by the coding sequence ATGACCGACGCGATCGACCGACCTGCCGCGAGACCCGGCGGGCGGGCCCGCCGTGACGAGAACGGCGGGAGCAGCACCGCACGGAGCGAGGGCAGCCGCGCGTTCTGGCGCTACTTCACCGCCTCGACCGTCAGCAACACCGGCACCGCCGTCACCGGGGTCGCCCTCCCGCTGATCGCCGTCACCACGCTGCACGCCGGCAGCTTCGAGATCAGCCTGCTGACCGCCGCCGGCAGCATCGCCTGGCTGCTGATCAGCCTCCCGGCCGGCGTGCTGGTGCAGCGGGTGCCGCTGCGCGGAGTGCAGGTCTCGATGGACCTCGCCCGGGCCGCGGCGATCGCCTCGGTGCCGGCGGCGGCCGCCCTCGGCCTGCTCTCGCTGGCCCAACTCGTGGTCGTCACCCTGGTGGTGGGCTTCGCCACGGTCGTCTTCGACGTGGCGAACTCCTCCTTCCTGCCCTCGATCGTGCCCACCGAGGAGCTGACCGCGCGCAACAGCACCACCTCGGCCGCCTTCTCCGCCACCCAGCTCGGCGGCCCCTCGCTCGGCGGGCTGCTGGTGCAGCTGCTCGGCGGCGCGGCGAGCCTGCTGGTGGACACCGCCAGCTATCTCTGTTCGGCCGCGCTGCTCCGCTCGCTGCCCTCGACCCCGCCCGCCGCCGCGCCGGGGGCGGCCCGGGTGCCCTTCCTGGAGCAGATCAAGGAGGGGCTGCGGTTCGTGCTGCACCACCCGGTGATCCGGATCTGCGTCGCGCTGGCCACCCTGGTCAACTTCGGCTGCGGGGCGCTGATGGCGCTGATGCCGGTCTTCCTGGTGCGCACCCTGGGCGCCCCGGCCGGGGTGGTCGGCCTGCTGATGGCCACCGACGGCCTCGGCTCCCTGCTGCTGGCCGCCCGCACCCCGGCGCTCGGCCGCCGGTACGGCAGCGCCCGGGCCCTGCTGCTGGCCAGCCTGGTCGGCACCGCCACCGCCTTCCTGATGCCGCTGGCCGGCCACGGCTGGGGCCTGGTGCTGTTCGCGCTCGGCAACGCGGGCTTCTCCGCCGGGGTGGTGGTGCTCAGCATCCTCACCCGCACCCACCGCCAGACCGTGGCCCCGCCGGAGCTGCTGCCGCGGGTGATGGCCTCGGTCCGGTTCATCTCCTGGGGCGCCGTACCACTGGGCGCGCTCACCGCCGGGGCCGTGGCCACCGCCACCGACCCCCGCACCGCCCTGCTGCTCACCTGCCTGGGTCTGCTCTCGGTGCCCGCCGTGCTGCTGGCCGGCCCGCTGCGCCGGCTGCGCGAGCTGACCGACTCCACCACCGGCAACCCCGCCCCCGAGACCGCCCCCGCTCTCGCTCCCGCTCCCGAGACCGCCTGA
- a CDS encoding serine protease, with amino-acid sequence MNHVVLFQRAAVAGITALALAGVLAAPALAAPRPEPVPFSAYTGVERIPETTDPAAAQAAADHWTPEAMRAAVQADGPAASVQAAAPTGLGPSAIPPVWRTQPKPATSGRPAAGAPAGPTTTRSAGPAPVAATTHLQAQVATTPTTGLPTVGALFFDVGPVHERCTGTVINTGSRNVIATAGHCLWNRLTSWLPATVMPTPVFVPGYHDGQSPYGKWTVKTRYYASAWRNNLNPDYDFGFIVLNDLNGKRVQDVVGGNAWRTDAGSSNSVEITGYPDNRDQPLQCFTSTQKYGSYASQLVFPCDNFHTGVSGSLLMQGFNSPAAGLGTAIASLGGYQEGGNTDNTSYAVLWNGSTATLINSAVNGQ; translated from the coding sequence TTGAACCACGTGGTCCTCTTCCAACGCGCGGCCGTGGCAGGCATCACGGCCCTGGCGCTGGCCGGCGTGCTCGCCGCGCCCGCCCTCGCCGCTCCGCGCCCCGAGCCCGTCCCGTTCTCCGCCTACACCGGCGTCGAGCGGATCCCCGAGACCACCGACCCGGCCGCCGCCCAGGCCGCCGCCGACCACTGGACGCCCGAGGCGATGCGCGCGGCCGTCCAGGCCGACGGCCCCGCCGCGTCCGTCCAGGCCGCCGCGCCGACCGGCCTCGGCCCCTCGGCGATCCCGCCGGTCTGGCGCACCCAGCCGAAGCCCGCCACCTCGGGCCGCCCGGCCGCCGGCGCCCCGGCCGGCCCGACCACCACCCGCTCGGCCGGGCCCGCCCCGGTCGCCGCCACCACCCACCTGCAGGCCCAGGTCGCCACCACCCCGACCACCGGCCTGCCCACCGTCGGCGCGCTCTTCTTCGACGTGGGCCCGGTGCACGAGCGCTGCACCGGCACGGTGATCAACACCGGCAGCCGCAACGTGATCGCCACCGCCGGCCACTGCCTCTGGAACCGCCTCACCAGCTGGCTGCCCGCCACCGTGATGCCGACCCCCGTCTTCGTGCCCGGCTACCACGACGGCCAGTCCCCGTACGGCAAGTGGACGGTCAAGACCCGCTACTACGCGAGCGCCTGGCGCAACAACCTCAACCCGGACTACGACTTCGGGTTCATCGTGCTGAACGACCTGAACGGCAAGCGGGTCCAGGACGTGGTCGGCGGCAACGCCTGGCGCACCGACGCCGGCAGCAGCAACAGCGTCGAGATCACCGGCTACCCGGACAACCGCGACCAGCCGCTGCAGTGCTTCACCAGCACCCAGAAGTACGGGAGTTACGCCTCCCAGCTGGTCTTCCCCTGCGACAACTTCCACACCGGTGTCTCCGGTTCGCTGCTGATGCAGGGCTTCAACTCCCCGGCGGCCGGCCTCGGCACCGCGATCGCCTCGCTCGGCGGCTACCAGGAGGGCGGCAATACCGACAACACCTCCTACGCCGTGCTCTGGAACGGCAGCACCGCCACCCTGATCAACTCGGCGGTCAACGGGCAGTAA